The stretch of DNA CTTTCCCCTTCCATACCCAGGGCAGACACCTGAGATGTGTTTCATCAGGCTCCTCTGAGGATCCTGCAAAACCAAGTACCAGAAACTGTAGCACTAGCCAACTTGCTAATGTGTCTGTGTATTAGCTTTCACTGTTTCCCCGGTACTTCACTCCTGTGCTCTGGGATCACTTCCCAAATAAACTGCTCTACATGGAATCATTTGTCTTAGGCTCTGTTTTGAGGGGAACTGAGTCTGAAACCCCTAGCTGCCTGGAATGCTCTGGCATTTTGTAAGAGTCACTCCTGCTTCTCATTCAGATCTTAAACTGATACGTACTCAAAGTGACCTTCCTTAACGACTAATCCAAAGTAGCAAGCCTCTGATATCAGATCACCCTTTTTGAATTCTCTGCATAGCATCTAtcactgatctttttcttttttaaaaaatgtacttgtTAGTACCTTTGTCCTGGGCTAGAATGTCCCACACATGAGTGGAGGGACCTTGCCTATTTATTTCTTGCTATTTCTGTAGCACCTTaaatagtgtctggcacacaggaggcactggaaaaatatttcttgattgaATGAATGCTGAAATTTGATAATAAAACAAGATCCCAAATCAAGCCAGAATCCGAGCTAATAgaccttttggagaaaaaaatgcatatctcaaatttaagtttatttaaaaattacaaaaatgtctCCACTCAAGTTGTCcttgaaaaaaatttagaagcaGCAATAATGATCTCGGTTAATTATAAGCAGTCTAGTGCAGTTTATAAAATCGAGCAAAATTTGGATGTGTGTCTTATCCCTCTGTAGACACGGGACCCTTTTTTGAGGTCTCTTTCTTTAGGGTCTGGTAGCATCATGACTGGGACACTTTCCAAAGCCTTCTTCCTTTGGACTCTATGTAAAATAATTCTATAGACCCCTGTGATTGAGCTGCGAGCGTCTCTCCCTTGGTTATTTCGAATATGCTCTTCTGTAATGCCCAAATGCTCTAAAGTGCTTttgacttcattttcttcttccttgagaGTGCCAGTTTCCGATAAATGTTTGGGATCCAGTTGGAAAGGTTCCAAAGGTGTAGGGTATGGCACCCCTTGCATCCATTCATCATTCATGATGCAGTCGATCCCGTACCTCTCCATGGGAATCTGCTGAAGGACTCCTCGGATGAGTCGGTGGCAGGGCTCTGACACGTGGGGCGGTACACTGTATGTGCCCTCAAGGATGCTCTTTTTTAGTTTGGTCACGGTTTCTGCCCGAAATGGCATGATGCCAGTCACCATGAAGTACAAAAGCACCCCCAAGGCCCAGATATCCACGTAAATGCCGATGTAGTGCTCGTCCCGGAAGAGTTCAGGTGCAGCATAGGGAGGAGACCCACAGAAAGTGTTCAGCATTTCACCTTTTTTACTTACTGTGCTGAATCCAAAATCGCCCACCTTCACACAAGTATTACTGGTATAGAATACATTTTCTGCTTTCAGATCTCTGTGAATAATTTGGTTTTCATGCTGTGGAAGAAGACATAGAGAACAGTCATTTTTACAGTAAAatgccaaaataaaaaatgtataagtTGCTCTGAAACAGTGAGATAATGATGGTGGAATAACAAATTCAGTGAGGATCAACTTAAGTCGTGATAGCAAACGCTGTCATAACTTTTAGCCCAATGTAATGCCCACATCTCCCCAAATAGACCAAAGTTCCTATTCTGTGTGGTAAGGGTTGGAGTCTGTTCCACACATGTGGACTGAGAAACTAACACCAGAAATAAGATCCAGATCTTATGAAACTACACATTCTGAAATACAATGAAATAGTAATCCTTAGTTGTTGAGGTCCTACATGGGTTTTTCTGGCTGATGGATCGTTTGACCAGGGCCAAGACCAGGAAAGCTTGGAGCCCTCCCCTAACTTTCCGGCCATGCTTTTTGGCGTAGACTCTTTTATCTTTACAGAATTCAGCAGAAGGGAGGTGGTTGCATTTGGCAAGGATCTAGCCACAGAACACACTGTGGATTGTGGGCACGTGCTGCACTCCCACCCTTGCATCCTGAATCCAGACAGTCTTCAGAGGACCCTTGACCTGTTCAGTCCCAAGGGCTCTGGGAAAATGGCTTTGTGTTTGTCACCTTTCTTGATGGCCCTCCTGGAATAAGAATCCAGGCTTTGGAGGGGACAGTCTGGTCAATTCCAGGTTCAACTATACCAGTTGGGTACTGTGAATGTCAGTTTCCTTCTTCGTAAAGTGGGATACTGATAACCATAGGCTGTGGTGAGAACTATATGTGATGCCAACTATATGTGATGAGAACCGTGCTCAGCATGGTCTTGACATATTAAAAAACTCAATAAGATGTGGATCTATGGCTATGAAACACACTTCCTGTTTGCAAAGAGTTGGAGAAATGGCAGGGAGTAGAGCTGCTGAAGACTAACGTCTGTACCCTCTATTGCTGGATTCTCTTCTATTCTCCCACCAGGTTACTCTTCCAAGTAGAATGTGGAAGACTCTGCCCATCTGTTCTATTTCTTGGTATGGATCTGGCTTATTCTCTGGCCCTGGGAAAGCTCACCACAGCCCAAAGCCACTTAAATGATGACTGGTCATATATCACAGGTCTGAAACACCCACCACCACTACAGTCAAGTTCTTCTCCCTAGCtcacttatttttcttcctcctctccttccttacTGCTATTTTGGGCCCTCTACATCATGAATTCCCTTGcaaattcttcctcttttccccatTGCCAGCATGGActgttttatttgactttttcagtgcctggcatataatggGGTTCACTGTGGCTCACTGATCCCGTTCTTGCTCCCACAACCATGCAGGCCGAGAAGCGAATTACAAATAGCCTCTTAACTAATACAGACCCTAGACAAGTGTCTCTTTTCTGACAGATCCATTCAACTGGGATCTGAGTAAAGAGGGTGACTGACCAAAACTTTTGGTAGTAAAAGTGATAGTCAGGTCTGCAAGTCAGGTTCCTCCTGTATGGCCAGCAATATGGCCAAAAATAAGGAGGCAGCAAAAGAGCCAGTTCTTGGGGGAACTATAGAGTGTGCATTAGGAGTCCAGATTTATCTAAAGAAGTAACCAAAGAACTAAAATAAGAATGACACAACcaaccaggcacggtgactcacgcctgtaatcccaccactttgggaggccgaggcaggtggatcacttgaggtcaggagttcgagaccagcctgaccaacacggtgaaacttcatttctattaaaaatacaaaatcagccaggcatcgtggcacatgcccataatcccagctacttgggaggctgagtcaggagaatcgcttgaacccaggaggtggatgttgcagtgagccaggatgatgccactgcactcctgggtaacagagcaagactgtctaaaaaaaaaaaaagaaaagaaagaaagagaaagaagaaagaaagaaagaaagaaagaaagaaagaaagaaagaaagaaagaaagaaagaaagaaagaaagaaagaaagaaagaaagaaagaaagaaagaaagagaaagaaagaaagagaaagaaagaggaaggaaggagggaaggaaggaagaaaggagggagggaaggagggaaggaaggaacgaaggaaagaaggaagaaccaAGTGTTAATCTACTGGGCACAGAGGCAATAAGAGCTAGGGGATCTTACTGAAGGCAAACGATCAGTATTACTGATGTGAGATTGAAGAAcatctctctctcacatacacacacatggggcggggggtgggaaagagagagagaatgaactgAGCTGGGCATGAAGTATGAATAGGATTTAGAATGTGAGATGTCATATGAGGGCATCCTAGACAGAAATAGGAAAGCAAAACCAAGAAGCAGTGAGGAGCCAGCTATCCAGATAGTGGAAGATGAGGTTGGAGAAATGGGTATGGCCAGGGAGTGGGCGATATTCATCAGATGCTCCCTGTGAGTCCTGCCAACATCTGCAGAAGCTAGGAGGTTGATGTGTAACTGGACATCCCTGGATATTGCTTCACAGGCAAGGAGCATGATCCCAGCCAGACTTCTGACTCTCAGAAGGGACTACTGTCTGCTTTGTAGGACAAAAGCCCTCTGGGACACTTGAGGCTTGGTAACCTAAAGCCCTGTTCTCCCAATGTCGGTGGAATGGGAACAAGGTTCTCACTCGTCACCCCTGCTCACCATGTGCTTCACGGCAGACACAATCTGGGAGAAGATGAGCTTGCTTTCTGGTTCAGAGAGCTTCCCCTCAGTGCTAATTTTTCCGAACAGCTCCCCACCCCCTGCATATTCCATCACCAAGTGCAGCTTGGATAGGGTCTCCACGACTTCGTAAAGGCGGATGATGTTGGGATGGTGCAGCTTTTCCATGCTGGAGATTTCTCGGGATAGTAGCCTCTGGGTTTTCTGGTCTAACTTGGTCTTGTCCAGGATCTTAATGGCCACCTTTTCTgcaaggaaaaaaagtaaaaaaccgTGCCAGAATTCAAGAGGACCTGGATCAGCTCCTTTCCTTTACTAGACACATTCCCAAGCTCACAGAGCTCATCAGGGAATGGCAAAGCAATGCTTGAGCCCAGCATCAGTGCCCTTCCCTTGGATCAGTGTGAGTCTTCCACACACAGGTTTTGATGCCAAATCCTGCCTCCCAAGGAAAGTTTCCAGATAAAGTTAGAGCTCCTTTGCTAAGCCCGGAGGACACTTCTTGATGAGACCCAGCGCATCTCATCAGCCTCACTGTCCATCATTCCTGTCCACCATCCCCAACACCCCACGCACCCTTTATTGCAACCATTACAGAACTTTTTGTTGCTCCCTGAAAAGGTGCTGGACATTCATGCCTGGAAACTTTTCTCTACCTGGATCATTCTCTCCATCACTGCTTCCCTGTTCCTTACTCTTGTTCTTTACTCATCGATATAGTTTGGacatttgtccccacccaaatctcattgaaatgtaatccccactgttggaggtggggtctggtgggaggtgtttgggtcatgggcgCCGATGTCTCAcgaatggcttgggccatctccttagtgataagtgagctctcgctctgagttcacatgagatctggttctTTAAAAGTGATGGGATCTTGTGGCATGTTCCCCTGACTCTCGCTCCTGCTTTCACAGTGTGATGtgccttccaccttccaccatgattggagcttcctgaggcctctatagaagcagatgccaccacgcttcctgtacagccagcAGAGTCATGAGctaataaaacagttttttcttataaattactcaattttggctgggtgcggcggctcacgcctgtaatcccagcactttgggaggccaaggcgggaggatcatgaggtcaggagtttgagaccagcctggccaacatggtgaaaccccatctctactaaaaatacaaaaattagacaggcccggtggcaggttcctgtcatcccagctactcgggaggctgaggcaggagaatcgcttgaacctggggaggcagaggttgcagtgagccaagttcgcaccactgctctccagtctaggtgacaaagaaagactccatctcagaaaaaaaaaaaaaaaattactcaatttCAGGCATCTCTTTATAGAAATGCGAGAATGGCTTAATACACTCATCATTAACTCCTGATGATCCTTCAAGGTGAGCCTCAGAATGAACCTCTTCAGGAAGCCTCTGTAACACTTGTCCTAGGATGAACGTGATGTTCAGATTCTGTGCATTTGGAGCTCTAATGTACTGTAATGTCAGCTAACTGGTCTGTAGATGTCAACTCCCTTGTTTATCTCCCTCTCTTGCCCCATTCCCAACATGAACTGTTTTAATTCActctcagtgcctggcatataatgtCATGTACACGACGCACCAGTACCCAGTGTTGACAGAGTGCTGGTGAGACCAGGAGGAAATCAACACTGCAATGTGCTGCTGGTGGGAGCATTAGTTGGTACAATGGTTCTGGACTGTACTTTGGTATTATGTATTGAAATGCTAAAAAACAGTTGCACCCTGGGACCCAACCACTTCACCTTTGGCAATCTTAAAGAATCTGATGCATGTACAAGGATGTATGTATAAAAAGACTTCTGTGATATTGGGAATAGCTTAAGTATCCAGCAAGAGAGATACTTAAAGTGTGGTACATCTAATTTTATAACGGCACACCATGAAGCTATCAAAAATAATGATGCTAACTAATTAAgatgaaaaggtgttcaatagACAAGTgaggaaaaatacaaatacacGTTTGCATAGATAAAAATCTGGTAGCATATTTACCAAAATGTTTAGAATAGAGATTTTCTAATTGGCAGATCACAGAtagttttcctttcaatttagttttgcttatttgtattttctatttttttgtcatGAATATAGACTTATTGTGTAATGAAAATGATTAATgttagaaaatgaatgaatcttGACTACAAGTGAAACatcattcattttttgttttggttcaaACCGTACCGGACTTTGAATTAGATAACAAAGAGGTTACCCGGCCAGTAAACAGACAGAACAGGATCCCAAAGTACCTGTTTGACCTACTTACAAAATAACTGCTTTAAAGAACTTTGGCACTGTGATTATTAGCACGAAAATAGATACAGCTAGTTTAAAATAGGAGTGTTATTGGTATATTAAAGTAGGTCCACTGGGGCTTCTGGAATGGAAAAGGGTTCACTGGTGTCTGCTGAGCCAGCCCTTCATCGCAGGAGGCAATACTGAGTGGCAGGAGGGCGGCTCTACGAGAGCAGGAGCAGAATGTTTGCTCTGGGGTTTGAATAAGCTCAGCTGGCAATCAGCCCCAGAAAAAAGAACCTGCAATGGCAATCCTGGGGcactcttcttccctttcttttctacttttcagTCTTTAGGATTAAGAGTTCCTTTACCTGTTTATCTGAAACAGAAACCTGGTTTTGTGTAACCTGTTGGGTAAGCTGTTGTTTTAAGGGCTAGAATAATGAATTCCACCCTTCAATTTCCTGTAGAAGAACCCCCCTGCTTCTCCTCAGTTCTCCCATCACATACTCAGGTGTCAGTTAAGGTATCATCATTCTGCTGCCCTCTCCTCCCTGTGGCCACCATACACCATTCTATCCACAGTGAGTGTTCAAGAATCAGGTGGTGGGTGTCAGGCTGCCATCACAAATCTCCTTTTAGCACCaccctaattttctttttctcttttcctttcatgGTTCTTAGCAAAGGCTTCCCTCCCAGAGCCAGGTCTAGAGTGTGGCAGGAGAGGCATTGTAAGGGTGAAAGCTTCCTTAAATCCTCTGCCGTAGGTGCCCCGATGGCCTCACCTCGTGTGCAATCACCCTACAGGCAGGCCTCATAGCATAAATGTATGATCATACTAAACACTTTAGAAGCCCTGGTATTCCACATTGTCACTAAGTGGTAGAAACTGCTATTCCATGAAGAGCTAGATCTCTAAATCTGCTCTTTCAATAAATGTTCAATGAGCACCTACTATAAATCAGGCAGTGAAAAAGATGAACACTGTTCTCATAGTCCAATGacagaaagactgaaaaaaaatcccttcttaCAAGTACAGCACCTATTAGGAAGAGATACAGACATAGAATGGAAAGGCACTATCTGGGTAAGGGCGCTTAGGTTGTGACCAGGAATTGAGGAGAGAGGCCTCATACTTGGCCCAGGAGCTTGGCAAGTATGCTGCCCAGGCAAGACATTAGATGTGTACTTGAGGAACCCACTGTTCTGGAAAAGCAGAATGAGGAGGAGTGGCCCCAGATCAGCCTGGTAGTAGGTAAAGGTCAGATAAGCCAGGAGATTGATTTAGAAATGCAGGCTTTAACTATAGGGCAATGAGAAAATCTAGCAAGGTTTTAAGAGAGAGGGTTGTAATCTGAGTCCCATTTAAGAAGAGCACTCtgggccgggtgtgatggctcacacctgtaatcccagcactttgggtggccgaggcgtgtggatcatgaagtcaagagttcaagaccagcctagtcaagatggtgaaactgaaaccttgcctctactaaaaatacaaaaaattagccgggcacggtggcagctGCCCGTACTCCtggctacttgcgaggctgaggcaggagaattgcttgaacccagggggcagaggttgcagtgagccgagattgcgccactgcactctagcctgggtgacagagtgagactctgtctcaaaaaaaaaaaaaaaaaaaaaaggcactctgGCAGGGTGTGAGAAGTGTGGAGAGGAGCAGCAAGCCTAGGAGCAAGTGGGGTCTAGGAGGGGATGATAGAATGATAGAAATCCCAGAGAGAGGACGCTGTAGGTGgtgcaaggggagagagagtaaAGCAGACAGATGGGAGAGGCCAGCCATGCCCTTTCTCCAAATCTGATGAGAAGTCTGACACAGGACCTACCTAGCAGGCAACACATTCTTTAAACCATGACTCCCAGTGCCAGGGTGGTAAGAGCAAAGCAAGATTATTGTATGCAACAGGGAGTCACTGGTGATGGTGAATCCTTAAGAGTAGCTGCCCCAGTGGAAGCGGTGGCTCTACTCAAGGCCACACTATTTGGTTACTATTTGGAATGCAGGCTCAGTGTTGTCAAACCTTCTTCTGATTTcttttcaagagaagccagacATCTGAAATTTTATGCAAAATCTTCCCATTATTAAGTGTcgacaaataattcaaatttcAAAACCTAGATTAGACCAAGCAAAATACATCTACAGGACCAAGGGGACAAAGGGAAGGGAGCAGATATTAAAACCTAGGAAGATAGTCTTGTGTAGAGGGAAGCTGAGGCTTTCCTTCTAGACACACAAGTTTCCTGAGTCAGCCTTACAGTGAGGGGCTGGGGGAATAAGATTAggccctctctctctttccttcccctgcAAGGGCTCCCTAGAAATCAAAGTCAACTGGAACCCAGAGGACTAAGGAGATTTGTTGTAGTCTTGGGCTGAGAGCAGAATGAAGAAGGGTGGAGAGTAGATCTGGAGGGGCAGATAGAAAATATCAGGTACAGTGGGCTTCGGGGGGAAAGTGCCAGGGGCATTGGGGGCATAAAACAGGTGGAGGTACCCCTGGTCTGGGGGTTAGGGAAGACTTTTAACACTTTCTCTGGAGTTCAAGAGTTAGCTAGAGAAAAGCAGGGAGAGGTTCTAAAAGGAGAGATGGGTAAGACAGAAGATCTTGAGGTAAGAAAGACCTGAAACATTAGGGTTATGGTCTACAAGCTTTTTTGATTGTCTTCCTTtgtcaataaaacattttttttaatattcaacatcattagttgtTTTATGAATAATagctccaaactggaaataatctaCATGTCCTCAGCTGGTGAATGGTTAAGCAAATTGTGGTACCTTCATCCgtggaataccactcagcaataaaaatgaaccaaCTATTGATACAATAGCTTAGATGAATTGCCCAAGAAGTATGGTGAGTGAAAAATGCCAATCCTAAAAGGTTACTACTGCATGATTTCTTGTACATAATTTTCTTGAAATGACAacattatagaaatggagaacagattagtggctGGCAGGAGTCAGGAATAGGGTATGGGGGTTAGGAGGTGACTATAGAAGAGCCACTTGAAGTGCCCTTGTAATAATGGACTTGTCCTGTATCTTTACTGTGGTGGTGAATATAACAACTTATTTATGTGATAACATTCCATAGAGTTAAAATACGTACACACGCATGAATACAAGAACTGGGAAAATCTTAATAAGATCAGTGAATTAAATCAATATTAATATCAAGGTTATGATCATAGTTTTGAAAGATGCAAGTTTGTGTGAAACTAGGTAAATGGTCCATGTGGTCTCTGTACAtattcttacaactgcatgtgcataataaaacatttttgagcactactctaatatatgtatatgtatttataaagtgTATCCATGTACTACTGgtttacacatttttaatatatataatcacagaaattaaaaatatgtaatcacAAATAAATATAGAAGGAAGTTCTAATATTTTTTCCCTCATCCCAGTGAATCATCTTGGGCATCCTCTGGGGGTATATGCACCCTCAGAGATGACTGACTTTGAAGAATTGAAAGAAGAGAGTAGGGCTGCCATatggggaagaaggaaaaatataagcCAAAAAAGAGGCAGGAGAGTTGGCCATAGCCAAGGTATTGTGAGTCATTTCACATTAAGGGCAGTAAGAAGCTGTTGGAAACTTGTAAGCAGGGAGTTACACGATCAGGCTTGCAATTTCTGAAACATCACCTCTGGCTGCTATGGGGGAAATGATATAAACATGAAGACAAATTACAGTAGCTTAATCCAATGAGGAAAGGAGGAGATATTTAGGAGGTGAAATAAATAGGACTTGGTGTTTGGGTGTTAGGGGTTGAGGAAAAGGTCAAGGTTTCTCAGTTGAGCAACTGAGAGGCTGGTGACATTCACTGGAGGAGGATCTCTATTAATGTTATAATGCCTTTGGGCACTCCCTAAgttcccctgtctctctcccagGTTGTTGTGTTCACTTTGCTAAACCATGACTCTGGTTAAATCCAGCTTCCCACTGCTCTCTGCCTGCACCCATGCTGTTGAATATAATGGCTTGTCTCACTTTGAATTTCTGATCACTAACCTCAGGTGGCCTTTTAAAGCTCCTGGCAGACATTCTTTCCCTAGTCCAATAAACTTCACACACTTTTGAATAACTCTTTCATGGCTTCTTTTCTCTCATCAAGTCTCTAATGCCTTCTTCCACTCCTCACTCATAGCTAGTAACCTTGCTTCCTACTTTATCGAGTAAAGTAAGCAATAGAGGAGAATATCCTCAAGTCCTTCCCACCATGTCTTCTAACCTACCTGAATCTGTCGTCCTTCCTTTTACTTTGGATAAACAATTCCTACTCTTATCTAAGGCCTAGTTAAGACTCTTTTATATGTTGAATAGATTCCATCTGCTCTCATATACTAAAGAGCAGCCctccaaaaatgtttttttttcttctctcctgcaTCTTTGATTTTCTCTTCCCACTGGATTGTTTCCATCATCACACATTTATGCCATTGATAAAAAGTCTTCccctcagcagaaatcttacaagccagaagggattggagtccaatctttagcctccttaaacagaataagtgtcagtcaagaattttgtatccagcaaaactaagttgcataaatgaaggagaaataaagtcttttccagacaagcaaatgatgaAGGAATTTGTCACTACCAGACCAGTCATACACAAAAttctaaaaggagttctaaatcttgaaagtTGACATGCGTCAGAATAGAACCTCTTGAAAGCATAAaactcacaggacctataaaacaataacacacacacacacacacacacacacacacaaggatcCAGGTAATAATCAACATGATGACTAGAATTGTACCTTACATCTCAATGTTAATATTAAACATAAATGGCATAAACGTTCCACTTAAAACATATAGATTGACAGAATGGATAAAATATCACAAACCAaatatctgctgccttcaagagattCATCTAATGCATAAGGATTCACATAAACtcaaggtaaaggggtggaaaaagatgtTCTGTGTATATGGAAACCAAAGGCCAGTAGAAGTagctattcttttctttcttttttttttttttttttttttttttttttgagacaaagtctcactttgttgcccaggctggagtgcaaggtgtgatcttggctcactgcaacctctgcctcccaggttcaagcaattctcctgcctcagcctcctgagtagctgggattacaagtgcccaccaccacgcctggctaatttttttgtaaatttagtagagatggggtttcaccatctttgtcaggctggtcttgaactcctgacctcaggtaatctacctgcctcagcctcccaaagtgctgggatttacaggcatgagccaccgtgcctggctaggagtagctattcttatatcaaataaaacagactttaaaccaacaacagttaaaaaagaaaaagacaaagaaggtcattataaaaccacctttgcaaaaattatgtcACTAAGAGAATTATGGCAGTGAGGGAGAACTGATCTACCAACCTCCCTCTTGCCTTTAGCCTTCAGGCTGccttaattattcctgggctTAGGCTTGGCTAGCTTTGGGAGACATTTAATTtgtagtttaaatgataataatcTTTCCCAAAACTCAACCacctttgtaaagctaatgagaGACCACCAGACttaggaggaggagaagagcCTGAAATCTGCTAAGGTGTGGATATAAATGATTGCCAGCCATTATTCCAGAGATCACAAGATATACAACTCCCCCAATTACTCATGCAGATAACATCACTGTTATAGAACCTAAGTTAgccttttgagatatcttttcaggttttttgcatgtctgacacAGATGGCTTCACTTGGACCCATATGGACCCACCAACCACTCCTGTGGTCCCACAGAAATGACTCAGCAtaagaggacagcttcaactgTGATTTCGTCTCCAACCCAAACAATTAGCAGTAAGCCCCTCATCTGGTCAGCCCAATCCCTTCCCCCAAACTGTCTTTGAAAAACCCCTAATGTACAAGCCTTTGatgagattgatttgagtaaaACTCCATCCTGGTTTGACCACATGGCATGGCTGGCCTTGcatcaattaaactctttcttcacCACAATGCCATGAACTGATTTTGCTTGTGCAGTGGGCAGAAAGAACCTGTTAGGTGGTTACaagtatataatgataaaaggattaatCTGACAAGAGAATATTGTAATCTAAAATACATGTGTACCTAACTATGGAGCTccaaaattcataaaacaattactactagacctaaagaaagatataatgagcaacacaataatagtgggataCTTCAAGACCGCACTAACAGCACTAGACAGACCATCgaggcagaaagtcaacaaagaaacaatggacttaaacaaTAGTCTAAAAcaa from Macaca nemestrina isolate mMacNem1 chromosome 6, mMacNem.hap1, whole genome shotgun sequence encodes:
- the LOC105487472 gene encoding serine/threonine-protein kinase NIM1 → MTAVYTNGGGLVNPHYARWDRRDSVESGCQAESSKEGEEGQPRQLTPFEKLTQDMSQDEKVVREITLGKRIGFYRIRGEIGSGNFSQVKLGIHSLTKEKVAIKILDKTKLDQKTQRLLSREISSMEKLHHPNIIRLYEVVETLSKLHLVMEYAGGGELFGKISTEGKLSEPESKLIFSQIVSAVKHMHENQIIHRDLKAENVFYTSNTCVKVGDFGFSTVSKKGEMLNTFCGSPPYAAPELFRDEHYIGIYVDIWALGVLLYFMVTGIMPFRAETVTKLKKSILEGTYSVPPHVSEPCHRLIRGVLQQIPMERYGIDCIMNDEWMQGVPYPTPLEPFQLDPKHLSETGTLKEEENEVKSTLEHLGITEEHIRNNQGRDARSSITGVYRIILHRVQRKKALESVPVMMLPDPKERDLKKGSRVYRGIRHTSKFCSIL